The genomic segment ATCGCTGTAAAAAAAAGGAGCAGCCGTATCCTGCAGCATCTTAACTGCTTTTTCCCGCAAATTCTTGCCTTTATTTTCAGAAATAAATTCGTAATCAAGCTCCATGGTTTTGACATCCATGGTCACTTGATAGCGAAATTTAGATCTCATCCCGGAATCATCAATATACAGCTGTGTCACGCGTTCAGCAATGTATAACAGAATCATCCCGGCAACCAGCAGCGGTACGGTAAGCAGCAGCTGGTTGACACCTCCTCCTTTTTCGATCACATCAATAATGATCTTCGGAATGAGTGCGATCAAAAGCGGTACAATGATCTTTAAAGGAATATGCAGTACACCCACCCACAATAAGCTCGGTCTCCATTTCCAATTATCTTGAATGATATACATTGAATTTTGAAAGATCGAGTATTTGGGTTTTTCTTTTCGTGATTTACTCTCACCCATCTGTACAAGCTCCTTTCTGTTTTCAAATCTTATGGTATTTAATATACAGCATACCTCATATTTTTACAAGTCATATATAAAAATAAAGTTATTTTTCTATATCCTTGGTCATTTCATACAATTCACCTCCCTGTGCATTTTCATGTTGATATATCCAGTTTATCCTACTCTCTTCCAATAAACAATAGCTTATATAGCTATAATTGTTCTACTGCCAGTTGTATTCTCTTTACAATAAAAGGACTCACACCTTCAAGTTTCTTTTTATCTGTCGATATAATTATCAAAAAAAATTATATTAAAAATGCTTGTCACCCTCTTTGGTTATTGCTATAATAATCACAAAAAAAGAAAGGAAACCGATACCCATGAAATTAGGTATTAGCAGTTATTGCCTTGCTCCCAACATGGCAGAAGGCAAAATGACTATTTTTGATGTGATCGACTGGGCAAAGGACCACGGCTGTGAGCATATCGAATTTGTCCCGTTCTATCTTCCCTTTGTCGATGAAAAAAACAAATGCCTGAATACAGATTTAATCGATCAGGTACGCGAGCATTGCCAAAAGGTTGATCTCGAAATTTCTACCTATTCTGTAAACGCTGATCTTTTGATCCCGGACGCTGCTGAGCGCCGCGCCGAAATTGAACGTGTCAAGCTGCACATTGATGTAGCTGCCCGTCTGGGCATTCACTGGATGCGCCATGACATCGCTAATTTCCGCCGCCCGTTCTCGACTAATACTCTGCCCCATTTTAATGAGGAGCTTCCGCTGATGGTAGAAGGTACCCGCGAGCTTTGCGATTATGCCGCATCTCTGGGGATCAACACCACGCTGGAAAACCATGGCTTCTTCTGCAACGGTTCTGAACGTGTTCTTAGAATCTTTGAAGCTCTGGAACGCCCGAACATGAAAATGACCATGGACGTCGGCAACTTTCTCTGTGTAGATGAATATAATCTGGCGGCTGTCAAAAGATGCCTCCATTTGGCTCAGATCATTCACCTAAAGGATTTCTATATCCGCACCAAGGAGCAGCTTCCCTCTCAAAACGAAATGTTCAACTGCAATAATGGCAGCTGGTTTGAGACGCTGGGCGGACAGATGATCCGCGGCTCCATCGTGGGGCAGGGGGATCTGCCGATTCCGGAGATCATCAAAAACATTAAAGAATCCGGCTATGACGGATATGTTTCCATTGAATTTGAAGGCATGGAGCCCTGCGAGCGAGGCACTGAAATCTCTCTGAATATGGCACGCGCTTTCTTCGGCCGAGAAATCGGCAAGCAGTCCGTCCCCAAAATGGAATGGACCTAAGGCATACCACAAAAAAACCACTACTCTTCTGAGTAGTGGTTTTTTATATTTTATCTGGAAATATCCATCAATTTGTCTCTTCAATTTTTTGAATCCGCCGGATATGCCGTTCATCATTAGAAAACGGGGTCGTCAAAAATGTCTCCACAATTTTCAGCGCCAAGCCTCCGCCGACCACGCGCGCGCCCAGCGCCAAAATATTAGCGTCATTATGCTGTCTGGTCGCCTCTGCCGAAAAACAATCATGACAATGCGCACAGCGAATCCCCGGCACCTTGTTTGCCGCAATGCTAATCCCAATTCCCGTACCGCAGATCAGAATCCCCTGCTCCGCCTTTCCGTCAGCCACCGCATGCGCTACCGCATGCGCAAAGTCAGGATAATCCACTGACGCCGTACTGTCGCAGCCATAATCCCGATATTCATATCCCCGCTCCCTCAAATACTGCAGAATCTCCTGTTTAAGCGTATACCCCGCATGGTCACATCCAACTGCAATCATCCTTTTTCCTCCTGATTCATCCAAAGCTGCTGAGACGCCGCCTTTAAAAACCGGTTCATAATCGCTTCTCCCATGCCCTCTCTTGGCAAGGCCTCTCCATATATCAGCGTTAAATTTTTTTCATCTGCTTCGCGCAAAGCGCCAAATAA from the Lachnospiraceae bacterium genome contains:
- a CDS encoding sugar phosphate isomerase/epimerase: MKLGISSYCLAPNMAEGKMTIFDVIDWAKDHGCEHIEFVPFYLPFVDEKNKCLNTDLIDQVREHCQKVDLEISTYSVNADLLIPDAAERRAEIERVKLHIDVAARLGIHWMRHDIANFRRPFSTNTLPHFNEELPLMVEGTRELCDYAASLGINTTLENHGFFCNGSERVLRIFEALERPNMKMTMDVGNFLCVDEYNLAAVKRCLHLAQIIHLKDFYIRTKEQLPSQNEMFNCNNGSWFETLGGQMIRGSIVGQGDLPIPEIIKNIKESGYDGYVSIEFEGMEPCERGTEISLNMARAFFGREIGKQSVPKMEWT
- the rpiB gene encoding ribose 5-phosphate isomerase B; its protein translation is MIAVGCDHAGYTLKQEILQYLRERGYEYRDYGCDSTASVDYPDFAHAVAHAVADGKAEQGILICGTGIGISIAANKVPGIRCAHCHDCFSAEATRQHNDANILALGARVVGGGLALKIVETFLTTPFSNDERHIRRIQKIEETN